Part of the Bacillus cabrialesii genome is shown below.
AGGCAGGACATTTGAATAGCAGATAAAGATGAATGAGATCCCGTTGTTACGATTAGAATGGACAATGGGATCTCATTTTTGAGGAGGCTTACATATGATTATAAACCGCAGCTGCTTAGAGGAGTTCGCAGAGAAAATACATTCTCTTCCTTCTTCTCTTACAAAGTCCGATTTACTTACTGATCCATTTCGTCTTCATCAAGAAAACGACCTTGACATCTACTATTCACCTCATAATGAATATATCAACCGGGATGCCTCGATTGTGATTGCCGGAATCACGCCAGGTTTTTCCCAGATGAAAACAGCGTACGAAACAGCCGCAGAAAGCCTGCGGCAGGGCCGATCTCTTGAGCAAATGGCGGTAGATACGAAAAAAGCGGCGGGTCTCTCCGGTTCGATGAGGCATAACCTTATTACCATGCTGGATTCATGCGGGCTGCCGCAAGCTTTAGAGATCCAAAGCGCTGCACAGCTTTTTGGAGACTTGCGGCATATGCTTCATACTACTTCCATTATCAAATATCATGTTTTCTTTCAGCAAAAAAACTATACCGGATACAGACCGGCCATCACTCATTCTCCTATCCTAAAGCACCTATGCTTTTGGGCACTTCCCTGCGGAGCTCAATAAAGTGACAGGACCGGCTCTTCTTATTCCGCTTGGAAAAGCAGCCGAAACAGTCTGTGGAACATTGATCACCCGGCACAGCCTCCGGAACTTTTTCTGCCTTCATGGCTTCCCCCATCCATCAGGCGCGAACGGCCATCGTTTGAAACAATTCAGCAAAAACAAAGAGCAATTAGAAAGACAAATTCATTCCTTCGCTTCCTCAGTTTTGGATTCACTATAGAAAAGAGGAAATATAAGGGATATGATAAACAAAAACACAAACTTTAGGAGTGGTTGAATGTTTCCTGTATTAGAAACGGATCGGCTTACACTTAGGCAAATGACAGATCAAGATGCAGAAGCCATTTTTGCTTGCTTTTCAAGCGATGAAGTGACACGCTATTACGGGCTTGAAAACATGAAATCTATCGAAGAAGCTATTTCAATGATTCAAACGTTTGCCGCTCTTTATCAAGAAAAACGCGGTATACGGTGGGGATTAGAAAGAAGAGACACCAAAGAATTAATCGGGACAATCGGCTTTCACGCTTTGGCCAAAAAGCATAGGCGTGCAGAGATCGGCTACGAAATCATCCCTGCGCATTGGCAAAACGGATTTGCATCAGAAGCCATTTCAGAGGCTGTATCATACGGGTTTGCTTCTCTTGGCCTGACGCGTATTGGCGCAGTTGTATTTACCCAAAATGAAGCATCAAATCGACTGCTCGTCAAAATGGGATTCCAAAAAGAAGGCGTCTTAAGACAGTACATGTATCAAAATGGAATCCCTTATGATACAAATGTATATTCTATTTTAAAATCAAGCGAATGAACGGACGGCATTCTCTCAATCTGTATGTACATTCCCTTCTCTTTAAAATGTCCGATTCATGACCTGCACAAGTTATGACACCTTAATTCTCGATCACCAACTTCCATATTTTAACAGAATAAAAAGATGCATAGCGGCCTATGCATCTCTTGTTCGTTCTCCCCCTATTCATAAATCCCTTTATTGGTCCTTCTTCTTGTGATAAAACCTCCAAGGAAACAAAACACAGCTGACCACATCAAAATATAGACAACCTGAGTTTTGTATCCCCACATTGTATGCCCCATTTCTACCCCGTGAATGAAAGTCATATACGCTTTTTGCGGCAGTATCGCACAAAGCGCATTCAACAACAGATGATGCGGAGCAAAAGAAAGAAAACAGCCTGACAATACACATGTGACCACACTGATACCGCTTGACACCAAACTGATATTTCGGTCCATCACAGAAGCCATAAAGATAGCGAATCCTGTTGCAAGTATGATTAGAACACCCAGTAGCCCAGCAAGAATGTCCAAACGAAAACCAATTTCAGCATGGAAGAATACTTTAGTAATGACGATGGCCAAGTAAGTGGGTATGTAAAGACATAAAAACGTAAAGATAAACTGAACAAGCAAATATTTCCCCACATGTACGGGAGACACCAAAATCCTTCTAAAGGTTTTGAGCATCCGGTCTTCTGGATATAACGAAGCTAATGCCACACCTTGCACCAAGACAAGCATTACGATAAAGCCTAATATATTCGTTCCTGTGCCCCTTTCAGTCCTTAATTTGTCCTCTCCCTGGTAGCCGCCTGGCATTTTTCCAGTTTCAAAAAATTGCTGAATCATCTTTTGATCCGCTTTACTTTTCAAAGTGGTCACTTTGTATTCGCGTTGATTTTTTTCTACAATAGCCGTATATTTCCCTAACACCAGATCAGAAAACTTCGGCTTCTGATGTACCGCCACCACTCTAAATGCAGAGTCACTCGGCATATGCTGCACGTTGTCCTGCTCTGTTACAAAAGCGATCGTTTCTTTGGAAACCGGCTTTCCGGAAAACATAATCGCAACACCAATCATCAGGGGAATAATGATCACTGCAATGATGATAATCGCTTTTTTGGTCAAGATTCGCTCCCACCTGTTTTGAAATAAACTCAGCATACATATCCCTCCGGCTTACATAGAACATGCGAAACGGCAATACAAATGATTGAAGCAAATAATAGTCCTGACATAACAGGCAGCAGCATACTGAAATCGTGATCATAAATAAGACGAAATGAACACTCTGTTACCCATTTAACCGGAGAAAAAAGCGATATATGATTGACGGCATCTCCAAATCTATGAATCCCGAAAAATACGCCGCCAAAGAAAATAAAAAAAGCGATCGGGATTTGCATGATCCCATTTGCCTGTTCTTCATTTTTGAACAAACAGCAAAACATTGTGCCAAAACAACAGCCAAAAAATAAAAATACATACAATAAGAGTATGAAATACGGAAGATGGTGTCCGCCAAAGTTCAAATGAAAAATCGTCTGGGCGATCAACACATTCACACTGTACATAATGACACTGAATATCCAGGTTGATAGCAATTTAGAAAGATAAATACCGGTTGTCGAAACGGGCGCATATACAATGCGGAGGTTTGCTTTCTTCACCTTTTCCTCCATAAACGCATTAGAGGCAGTCATAGCGATCAGAGCTGCAGCAAAAATTATCATATTCACACCGTAATAATCATACGAACTGACCCCGCCTGCCCCAAAGCTGTTTTTCGTCACAAAGCCCATGACCAGAATGAGAACGAAAGGAAAGGCCGTATTGGCGATCACAAGAACCGGATTCCTTACAATATTCATAAAATCAAACGTTATCAATTTTAACAAACTCATTTTGCTCTCCTAATCTCTTAAATTTCTTCCCGTCAGCTCTAAAAATACTGTTTCTAACGACGTCTCTTGTTTGTTCATGCTTAGGATGCTGCAGCCTTGGGCACTCAATTCTGTTATGATCTCACTCAGGTGATCCTGGTTTTGCTGAACGGTCACTTGTAGTTGATGGTCAGAGAAATCAACTCCTGTCACTCCTGTGATTTCCCTAATTGAATTTTTATTTAATGACTGAACACGCGTCAGCTGAAAAGCATATGTCATTTCTTTATTCACTTCTCTGTACAGCTCTTCTTTTGTTCCATTGGCAATGATTCTTCCTTCATTCATGATCATAATGCGATCTGCAATAGCCTCGACTTCTTCCATATAGTGGGTCGAGTAAATAATGCTCGCGCCTCTTGTTTTCAGCTCTTTTATCGATTCCAAAATGTGATGCCGGGATTGCGGATCGATTCCTACTGTGGGCTCGTCCATGATAATCAATTTCGGCTGATGGGCAATGGCACACGCGATGTTTAATCTTCTTTTCATTCCGCCTGAAAACGTCTTAGGCTTGTCATCTTTCCGGTCATATAGCTGTACGAGCTCCAAAGCCTCTTTGACTCGGGCTTTCAGTTCTTCTCCTTTAAGAGAATAAAGACTCGCAAAAAAACGAACATTTTTCTCAGCGGAAATCTCCTCATAAATCGCGATATCTTGAGGCACAACCCCGATGCCTTTCTTCATTTCCTTTGACCCCTTTTTCACATTGTGGCCCAATATTGTCACGTTTCCGGAACTGGCCGACAATACCCCGGATAACATATGAATGGTGGTGCTTTTCCCTGCACCATTTGGACCTAACAAGCCAAGCACTTCCCCCTCTCTCACTTCAAACGAAATCCCATTTACCGCAGTTTTGTTTCCGTACTGCATTTTCAAATCTTTTACTGCCGCCACGTTGTTCATACATTTCTCCTTTTTACATTCTCCGTTTTGCGAATTCCTGCAATAAATTTGTTTTCAAATCGTCCCGATTCTGTTCAATGTCAAAATCAGCAGCGTTTTCTTCAAAACCATCCTGTTCTTCTCCGTCAAAACTGTACAGTTTCTTCAATAAAATCCACAATGTTTCCAGCTCTTCCGTCGAAAACCCTTTAAATAGATCGGCCATAAAGTATACCGCTTTTTCACCGCATTCGTCCATGACGCGCTTTCCTGAATTTGTAATCTTCACATTAACTGCACGCTTGTCACGTTTACTTGGTACAGTAGTGACATAACCTCTTTTTTCAATGCCGCTGACAAGCCTGTTAATGTTTTGTTTTGAAGTGCCTAATTTTTTTGCGATGTTGTTAAATGTCGTTTCCTCCTCCGGTAAATGCAGTATGGCAACCATCGTCATAAATTGTCTTGACGTTAAACTTTCATAATAATCGTCCCCGCGTGATTGGATTTTGTTTAAAACAGAAAAAAGTGTTGCGTAAGACTGCTGCATTAAAAATAAATCTTTCAGTTCTTTAGAATAATCCATGATGTTCCCTCCTGAATAGACAATATATTGTCTATAACATCATAACACCTCTTGATTAATTGTCAACATATTGTCTATTTTTCTTAAGAAAAGTTTGTCAGCTTCTTCGACTATACAAAAGACGAAAAGCGCCCCTGAAACAGGGCGCTTTCTGATTAAGATGCATATTGAGGAGATGTTTCCTCCTGTACCGCTTTTTCCTCAGGTATATGAATGCATTTCGTCATGACCGCACTTGCAAGGTAAAGGACCGCAAAGATCCAGACGACGCCTTGTGCCCCGACGAGACCGATGAACAGCCAAGCGAGCGCAGGACCGACAAACGCTGATAAACCTGCAGCCAAATTCAATACAGACATGGCAGCTCCTTTGTCTTTTCCGGCCACCGTCGGCACAATTGCACCAATTGGCACATAGCCTGCCAGCAAACCTCCCCAAATAAAGCCGATCACACTGACAACCGCTAAACTTCCTCCGGAGAAAACAGGTGCATAATATAAGAGGACGGTGAAAATGCCGCAGCCGACTCCGCCGAACCAAATAACGGTATTTTTCCAGCCGAATTTATCACCTACAATTCCAAAGATGAGGTTAAACACAATGTTCCCCAGAAAAATCGTTCCCCAAATTTGCAGCCACACGTTAGTTGAAATTCCGTGCTGAGCCATATGCATCGGCAAAAAGACTGGGAAACCATATGTACCAATGCTGTTGATGATTCTGATGATTCCGCCTGTAAGCACACGCGGGTTCGTAAAAAGAATGGTAACTCCTTTTAAGAGCTCCTCGGTTGTTTCTGATCGCTTTCTTTTCTTCTTTTCAAAACGGTCTTTATTGATAAACAATGCGAAGAATGCACCGAGACATACCCAGAATATAGAGCTCCAAAGCGTATTCAAATAACCGAACGCTTTGATCGCGTAGCTTGAGTACCATGCGCCGAACACAAACATGCCCAGGCAATATGCAATCCAAAACCAGCCGACAGCAGTGCTCAGTTTGTTTTGCGGTGTTCGGTAAATGACCCATGTCAAGAAAGAATAAGCAAAAAGCGGGTAGCCTAACCCTTTTACGAAGTAAGTCACATACATCACAGGAAGGTTCAGCTGTTCAAACCCAAACACGATAAAGGCGGCTGTACCGATCACATAAAACAACAGCCCCATAAACATCGTCCGTTTTGCGCCAAATGCTTCAAGACATACACCCGAAAACCAGGACGCGATAGCAAGCGCAATTCCGTAAATGCTAAAAATTGAAGCGGATTGCTGAACAGTAAGACCGTTTTCGATCAGAAAAGGACTGAGCCAGCCTTGTTCAAGCCCGTCTCCCATCATAAACAAAACAACCCCTAAAAACCCCCAGACAAGCCGCTTCGGTATTCCAATTTTATCTAACATATCTGTCTCCTCCTTAGATGCTTAAGTCAATTGCAGTATTACCTTGTTAAAGCTAGAAATGAGATCATTCCTCAAAACAGCAGCAAATGCCTTATACCGGCACTTTGCTTTTTGCCGCTGAAAAAAAGCGCTGTGTTTGCTTCCATTCCTCATATAAAGCCAGTTCTACCTGACAGTCCTGCGGTTCGATCACCCGGACATTTGCTGACATCTCTTCCGTCAATTGAAAGGTTTCATTGCAAACGACTGCAGCGCCAACGACGGATGCCTGATGATATCCCTCTTGAACATAGATTTTTTTCTGAAGAAGGTCCGCAATATACTGAGTGAGCGCTTGACTTTGGAATCCTCCTCCGCACACCCAAACGTAGTCACGTTCAAACGAAGTAACCTCCGTTAAAATGTCAAAGTTCCATTTGATCGAAAATGCGATCTCTTGCAGCGCCGCACGTACAAAATGCGCTCTCTTTAAATTTGCTGAAAGCGGGGCGTCAAAAAGAAAACCGCCTCTCGTTAACGCATTCTTTTCTATCGATAAATAAGAACCGAGAGCCGCCACACATGCATTGTCTTCATGAGCAAGTGCAGATATCTCTTCCTCCATTACTTCATACGATTCATTCGGATAAAAAATCTGTTTTAATTTTTGATAATTCAAGCCGGTAATTCCCGGATTCGTTTCCACAAGCCATTGTTCCTGATCTGTATGGCAGTTCAGCCAGGCTTTATGTTTTGTGTCGTCAAGTTCAGCAGTAATTTTGGTGATTGGTGTTGTTGTCCCTGATACGATGACGATGTCCTTAAGCGCAGCTCCGGTGCTTTTCACAGCCAGCTGTGTATCCCCGCCACCAGCTATCACCTTTGCATGTATAGAAAGCCCTAATTCGGACGCATATTCATTTGTTATCGTTCCAATCATAGTTCCCGCTTTTACAAGAGGCGGAAGGATGGATGGAGAAAAGCCGAATGTGGCGCACATCTCTTCTGACCAAGTGCTTTGCTTCACGTCAAACAGCAGGGTTTCGGTTGCCTGCGATGGTTCATATGTCAAAATTCCGCTCAGCTGATACGTAACCCAATCACTGATGCTTGTAAAGCTTGCAGTCTTTTCCCATAAAGAGGGCTGACGCTGTTTTAAGCCATAAAGCTTGAGCGCAGAAAAAAGTGCGGTCGGCAGGCGCCCTGTGCGTCTATATATCTCTTCCTGATTGGGGATAATCTCCTCCCACTCTCGGCCTCGGTTATCAATGTTCGGCAGCCCGAGAAAAGAGTCGCCGTTTTGATCGACCAGAACAATCCCCTGTCTTTGACTCGTCGATGTCAAACCAATGATGTCAATATCACGCGAACGGGAAAGTGCACGTTTTGCCAATCTTATTACTTGCTTCCACAGCACCTGAGGAGAAAAATAACGGCTGTCAGGGTAAAGCGTCTCGGTGGAATACTCGATGTCCTCCCGTTCAACCGTTTGAACAATGCCCGCCACACTCACGACCGCTACCCTCGCATTGCCTGTGCCGATGTCGAAAACGAGATAGCCTTTTTGTTTTTTCACTCCATTAGCCCCCTTTCTTATACCTCTGTTTTGAGTTCATCTTTGTTATACAACGTCGAAATATTAAGCGTTTTTTCACCCTTCCACTTTTTGAGGGCTTTATTCAGGATCGTCACGTGATGATCCTCCACTTCAAAGGTTGCTCCAGCGAGATGCGGTGTTGCCAAAACATTAGGCAATGAGATCAATTCGTAATCCGGTTCTTCTGGAGGTTCATGATAAAAAACGTCTAAAATCGCTCCTCTGATTTTATGCTCTTTTAATACAGATAATAGATCTTCACGGTTTACCACAACCGCTCTTGACGTATTGACGAAAATCGCACTCTCTTTCATCAGATCAAAATACGCCCGATCAATAAGTCCCAGTGTTTCCTCAGTACGAGGCAGATGGACAGAAACAATATCACTGTCTGAAAATACCGTTTTAAGAGATACTTTCTCATATAGAGGATGGTCGTCTTGTACATATGGATCGTAAAACTTTACGTTACAGTCAAACGCAGTCAGCAGTTTTGCAATCCTTTGCCCAACTGCGCCGAACCCAACCATACCGACCGTTTTTCCCGTTAATTCATTTCCTTTAAATTTGACATATGCCTGCAAGTAATCGCTGTCCCATTTTCCATCCCTCAGCCATTGATTAGAGGTGCTGGTATGGCGAAGAAAGGAAATCACATTACCGATAAACATTTCAGCAACGGCTTGTGCATTCCGCCCGGGTGTATAGAAAACAGGTATCCCCCTTTTGGATGCTGCTGCCACATCCACATTGGAGGGCATTCCCCTGCACACCCCCACAAATGAAAGGTCTGGAACAGATGCAAATACGCTGTCTGTTACGTGATCAAGCTCAGTAACCAAGCCTATCGCATGTGTTTCTTTTAGCAGTTGAATGAGTTCATCTTCCCGGTATGCCCGGCCTTGTTCCTTCCAGGGGTGATAAGCAATCGAGCCGAACAATTTTTCAAGCTCTTTTCGTCCTTCTTCGTTGTACGGTGCTGTAACCAAAACCGTCATGGTGCAAAACATCCTTTTCATCATATTTTTTCATAAAAAAATCTCTTTCCGAAGATGGAAAGAGATTCATGTATAACCGTGCCCTGTTTACAGACAGACGCCGGTATAAACCTTGCTTTCCTATCTTTCAAGCTGACGCTTGCTGGAATTGGCACAATAATGTTGCCGAGGTTTCATAGGGCCAGTCCCTCCACCTCTCTGGATAGAAAATGTTGAGTATGTAATTTTCAGAATGAAGAATACGTTTATCATAAAGAAGTCTCAGATTGATGTCAATCTCTTTTTTCAGAATTGACGTTATCATCCGAAATGTTATAATTCTTACAAAATATCTAACTAGAGAGAGGAACTGGGCCATGAAATCTTTTGCCACACAACAAAACGGCATTTTTAAATCCGTTTGCTCGCTGGACTGCCCGGATCAGTGCGGATTGCTAGTACATAAAAAAGACGGAAAAATTGTGAAAGTGCAAGGTGATCCCGATCATCCTGTCACAGCCGGAAACATATGCAACAAAGTTCGAAACATGACGGAGCGCATCTATGATGAAAAGCGGCTGACTACACCGCTTAAACGGACAGGCGCTAAAGGCCGAGCGATATTTGAACCGATTTCTTGGGAAGAGGCGATCGAGACCATTACCTCCCACTGGAAACAGCTAATGGATCAAGAGGGAGCTGAAAGCATACTCCCTTACAGCTTTTACGGAAATATGGGGAAATTAACGGCTGAAGGTATGGACCGCCGCTTTTTTTACCGCATGGGCTCAAGCCAGCTAGAACGGACGATTTGCAGCAAAGCGGGATCTGAGGGCTATAAATATACGATGGGTATAAGTGCGGGAATCGATCCTGAGGAAACCATTCATACGAAACTATTTATTTTTTGGGGGATCAACGCGGTCAGTACAAACATGCACCAAATTACAATCGCCCAAAAAGCACGAAAACAAGGTGCCAAAATTGTCGTGATTGATGTTCATAAAAATCAGACAGGGCGTCTCGCCGATTGGTTCATTCCCATAAAACCCGGAACCGACAGCGCACTTGCCCTTGGCATTATGCACATTTTATTTAAAGAAAACCTTCATGATGAAGCATTCCTGTCTGAATACACGGTCGGCTATGATAAGCTCCGTGAACACGTGAAACAGTATAATCCCGAAAAGGTATCAATGATCACCGGTATCAGCACTGAAGATATTTATCAGCTGGCAAGAATGTACGGCGAAACCTCCCCTTCTTTTATCAGAATCGGAAATGGAATCCAGCATCACGATAACGGCGGGATGATTGTAAGAACGATTGCCTGTCTCCCGGCGATCACCGGCCAATGGCTCCATAAAGGGGGCGGCGCAATTAAACATAACAGCGGAATTTTAGAATATAACACGGATGCCCTGCAGCGGCCTGACTTACTGAATGGGCGCACACCGAGATCGTTTAATATGAATCAGCTGGGCAAAGTGCTTTTGGAAACAGATCCGCCTATTCGCTCTCTTTTTATTTACGGGACGAATCCTGCCGTTGTCGCGCCAGAAGCGAATAAAGTCAGACAGGGCTTACTGCGGAAAGACCTGTTCACTGTGGTTCATGATTTGTTTTTGACAGAAACGGCTGCATATGCGGACATTGTCCTGCCTGCAACATCCGCTTTTGAAAACACTGATTTTTACACCTCTTACTGGCACCATTACATTCAGCTTCAGCAGCCGGTGATTGAGAGGTACGGAGAAAGCAAGTCTAACACCGAGGTGTTCCGATTACTGGCTGAAGCAATGGGTTTCGAAGAGCAGGAGCTCAAAGATACAGATGAAGAATTAATTCGTCAGG
Proteins encoded:
- a CDS encoding GNAT family N-acetyltransferase; the encoded protein is MFPVLETDRLTLRQMTDQDAEAIFACFSSDEVTRYYGLENMKSIEEAISMIQTFAALYQEKRGIRWGLERRDTKELIGTIGFHALAKKHRRAEIGYEIIPAHWQNGFASEAISEAVSYGFASLGLTRIGAVVFTQNEASNRLLVKMGFQKEGVLRQYMYQNGIPYDTNVYSILKSSE
- a CDS encoding ABC transporter permease is translated as MLSLFQNRWERILTKKAIIIIAVIIIPLMIGVAIMFSGKPVSKETIAFVTEQDNVQHMPSDSAFRVVAVHQKPKFSDLVLGKYTAIVEKNQREYKVTTLKSKADQKMIQQFFETGKMPGGYQGEDKLRTERGTGTNILGFIVMLVLVQGVALASLYPEDRMLKTFRRILVSPVHVGKYLLVQFIFTFLCLYIPTYLAIVITKVFFHAEIGFRLDILAGLLGVLIILATGFAIFMASVMDRNISLVSSGISVVTCVLSGCFLSFAPHHLLLNALCAILPQKAYMTFIHGVEMGHTMWGYKTQVVYILMWSAVFCFLGGFITRRRTNKGIYE
- a CDS encoding ABC transporter permease; translated protein: MSLLKLITFDFMNIVRNPVLVIANTAFPFVLILVMGFVTKNSFGAGGVSSYDYYGVNMIIFAAALIAMTASNAFMEEKVKKANLRIVYAPVSTTGIYLSKLLSTWIFSVIMYSVNVLIAQTIFHLNFGGHHLPYFILLLYVFLFFGCCFGTMFCCLFKNEEQANGIMQIPIAFFIFFGGVFFGIHRFGDAVNHISLFSPVKWVTECSFRLIYDHDFSMLLPVMSGLLFASIICIAVSHVLCKPEGYVC
- a CDS encoding ABC transporter ATP-binding protein translates to MNNVAAVKDLKMQYGNKTAVNGISFEVREGEVLGLLGPNGAGKSTTIHMLSGVLSASSGNVTILGHNVKKGSKEMKKGIGVVPQDIAIYEEISAEKNVRFFASLYSLKGEELKARVKEALELVQLYDRKDDKPKTFSGGMKRRLNIACAIAHQPKLIIMDEPTVGIDPQSRHHILESIKELKTRGASIIYSTHYMEEVEAIADRIMIMNEGRIIANGTKEELYREVNKEMTYAFQLTRVQSLNKNSIREITGVTGVDFSDHQLQVTVQQNQDHLSEIITELSAQGCSILSMNKQETSLETVFLELTGRNLRD
- a CDS encoding MarR family winged helix-turn-helix transcriptional regulator; this translates as MDYSKELKDLFLMQQSYATLFSVLNKIQSRGDDYYESLTSRQFMTMVAILHLPEEETTFNNIAKKLGTSKQNINRLVSGIEKRGYVTTVPSKRDKRAVNVKITNSGKRVMDECGEKAVYFMADLFKGFSTEELETLWILLKKLYSFDGEEQDGFEENAADFDIEQNRDDLKTNLLQEFAKRRM
- a CDS encoding MFS transporter, producing the protein MLDKIGIPKRLVWGFLGVVLFMMGDGLEQGWLSPFLIENGLTVQQSASIFSIYGIALAIASWFSGVCLEAFGAKRTMFMGLLFYVIGTAAFIVFGFEQLNLPVMYVTYFVKGLGYPLFAYSFLTWVIYRTPQNKLSTAVGWFWIAYCLGMFVFGAWYSSYAIKAFGYLNTLWSSIFWVCLGAFFALFINKDRFEKKKRKRSETTEELLKGVTILFTNPRVLTGGIIRIINSIGTYGFPVFLPMHMAQHGISTNVWLQIWGTIFLGNIVFNLIFGIVGDKFGWKNTVIWFGGVGCGIFTVLLYYAPVFSGGSLAVVSVIGFIWGGLLAGYVPIGAIVPTVAGKDKGAAMSVLNLAAGLSAFVGPALAWLFIGLVGAQGVVWIFAVLYLASAVMTKCIHIPEEKAVQEETSPQYAS
- a CDS encoding FGGY-family carbohydrate kinase → MKKQKGYLVFDIGTGNARVAVVSVAGIVQTVEREDIEYSTETLYPDSRYFSPQVLWKQVIRLAKRALSRSRDIDIIGLTSTSQRQGIVLVDQNGDSFLGLPNIDNRGREWEEIIPNQEEIYRRTGRLPTALFSALKLYGLKQRQPSLWEKTASFTSISDWVTYQLSGILTYEPSQATETLLFDVKQSTWSEEMCATFGFSPSILPPLVKAGTMIGTITNEYASELGLSIHAKVIAGGGDTQLAVKSTGAALKDIVIVSGTTTPITKITAELDDTKHKAWLNCHTDQEQWLVETNPGITGLNYQKLKQIFYPNESYEVMEEEISALAHEDNACVAALGSYLSIEKNALTRGGFLFDAPLSANLKRAHFVRAALQEIAFSIKWNFDILTEVTSFERDYVWVCGGGFQSQALTQYIADLLQKKIYVQEGYHQASVVGAAVVCNETFQLTEEMSANVRVIEPQDCQVELALYEEWKQTQRFFSAAKSKVPV
- a CDS encoding 2-hydroxyacid dehydrogenase; this translates as MMKRMFCTMTVLVTAPYNEEGRKELEKLFGSIAYHPWKEQGRAYREDELIQLLKETHAIGLVTELDHVTDSVFASVPDLSFVGVCRGMPSNVDVAAASKRGIPVFYTPGRNAQAVAEMFIGNVISFLRHTSTSNQWLRDGKWDSDYLQAYVKFKGNELTGKTVGMVGFGAVGQRIAKLLTAFDCNVKFYDPYVQDDHPLYEKVSLKTVFSDSDIVSVHLPRTEETLGLIDRAYFDLMKESAIFVNTSRAVVVNREDLLSVLKEHKIRGAILDVFYHEPPEEPDYELISLPNVLATPHLAGATFEVEDHHVTILNKALKKWKGEKTLNISTLYNKDELKTEV
- a CDS encoding molybdopterin oxidoreductase family protein → MKSFATQQNGIFKSVCSLDCPDQCGLLVHKKDGKIVKVQGDPDHPVTAGNICNKVRNMTERIYDEKRLTTPLKRTGAKGRAIFEPISWEEAIETITSHWKQLMDQEGAESILPYSFYGNMGKLTAEGMDRRFFYRMGSSQLERTICSKAGSEGYKYTMGISAGIDPEETIHTKLFIFWGINAVSTNMHQITIAQKARKQGAKIVVIDVHKNQTGRLADWFIPIKPGTDSALALGIMHILFKENLHDEAFLSEYTVGYDKLREHVKQYNPEKVSMITGISTEDIYQLARMYGETSPSFIRIGNGIQHHDNGGMIVRTIACLPAITGQWLHKGGGAIKHNSGILEYNTDALQRPDLLNGRTPRSFNMNQLGKVLLETDPPIRSLFIYGTNPAVVAPEANKVRQGLLRKDLFTVVHDLFLTETAAYADIVLPATSAFENTDFYTSYWHHYIQLQQPVIERYGESKSNTEVFRLLAEAMGFEEQELKDTDEELIRQALDHPDNPYLAGIHYDSLSKHSFMKAKREKPLFPGELPTPSGKIELYSEKMKQAGFPALPTHTPLVSDNEHPFMYVPAPNHNFLNSTFSNNAKHIKLEKAPKLFINTKDAEKHGIVDGEPVRIWNGRGECELAAAVGEQVLPGVVVSQGLWADEQGKKQLVNALTPDRLSDMGGGATFFSGRVQIEKA